A region from the Planctomycetota bacterium genome encodes:
- a CDS encoding sigma-70 family RNA polymerase sigma factor produces MDEQSLIQQVQEGNLEAFGRLMDLHMRRLRAVIALSAPVPHLIDEIAHETFVFAYNHIHEFQRGTSFFAWIKSIAWNLLRAEIQRFSREQANQAKYAERRVFEATPLKTPERAEREIEGLEKCLERVPPRLRQLLQMRYHLSFSTQEIAERAGQSAAWVRTTLCRLRRQLRECLEDRLLAEKS; encoded by the coding sequence ATGGACGAGCAATCCCTCATCCAGCAGGTTCAGGAAGGCAACCTCGAGGCCTTCGGGCGCCTCATGGACCTCCACATGCGGCGCCTCCGGGCCGTCATCGCCCTGAGCGCCCCCGTGCCTCACCTCATCGACGAGATCGCCCACGAGACCTTCGTCTTCGCGTACAACCACATTCACGAGTTCCAGCGCGGCACCTCCTTCTTCGCCTGGATCAAATCGATCGCCTGGAACCTGCTGCGGGCCGAGATCCAGCGTTTCAGCCGGGAGCAGGCCAATCAGGCCAAGTACGCCGAGCGCCGCGTCTTCGAGGCCACGCCTCTCAAAACCCCCGAGCGCGCCGAGCGCGAAATCGAGGGGCTCGAAAAATGCCTCGAGCGCGTCCCTCCGCGCCTCCGGCAGCTCCTTCAGATGCGCTACCACCTCTCGTTCTCCACCCAGGAAATCGCCGAGCGCGCCGGCCAGAGCGCCGCGTGGGTGCGCACCACCCTCTGCCGCCTCCGCCGTCAGCTTCGCGAATGCCTCGAGGACCGCCTCCTGGCGGAAAAGTCATGA
- a CDS encoding FHA domain-containing protein encodes MNVLAAAPATLRLRSGPWAGQTYELRGALRIGRHPYNDVSLPDPAVSRYHCWIVRRDGEFWIEDLASANGTFVDGERVAVPRALRPGAAIRVGATEFEFTGEEA; translated from the coding sequence ATGAACGTCCTTGCCGCCGCGCCGGCGACCCTGCGGCTGCGCAGCGGTCCCTGGGCGGGACAAACCTACGAGCTTCGGGGCGCGCTGCGCATCGGCCGCCATCCCTATAACGACGTGTCGCTTCCCGACCCGGCCGTGTCGCGATACCACTGCTGGATCGTCCGGCGGGACGGGGAATTCTGGATCGAAGATCTGGCCAGCGCCAACGGCACCTTCGTGGACGGCGAGCGCGTCGCCGTTCCGCGGGCGCTGCGCCCCGGCGCCGCGATCCGCGTGGGCGCCACCGAATTCGAGTTCACGGGAGAAGAGGCGTGA
- a CDS encoding metallophosphoesterase, which produces MSCLLYATDLHGNVAAYEELFALPAEAIVLGGDLLPHPSGAGERLPEIQRAFARDYLAAKFRSRPCFWIPGNDDLAAALAPLDGVGTPIHGRAVEFLDGLWIAGYACVPVTPFSLKDFDRYDDDGWEPARVPRSWKASGPAGWRATSPDEIRSLGTIARDLERLAALSDPAKTVYVAHTPPWGTGLDRLGDGTPVGSRALRAFLERRGPPLSLHGHIHESPGVARLGRTVAVQPGDSAARLRAVRVNLGDFSVTPLLP; this is translated from the coding sequence ATGTCCTGTCTTCTTTACGCCACGGACCTTCATGGGAACGTCGCGGCGTATGAGGAGCTTTTCGCGCTCCCGGCGGAGGCGATCGTCCTGGGAGGGGACCTCCTGCCGCATCCGTCCGGGGCCGGCGAACGGCTTCCGGAAATTCAGCGCGCCTTCGCCCGGGATTACCTGGCGGCGAAGTTCCGGTCGCGCCCCTGCTTCTGGATTCCGGGCAACGACGATCTGGCGGCCGCTCTGGCGCCCCTGGACGGGGTCGGAACGCCGATCCATGGGCGCGCGGTGGAGTTCCTGGACGGCTTGTGGATCGCCGGCTACGCCTGCGTTCCCGTCACCCCCTTCTCCCTGAAGGACTTCGACCGGTACGACGACGACGGCTGGGAGCCCGCGCGCGTGCCGCGTTCCTGGAAGGCGAGCGGCCCGGCCGGCTGGCGCGCGACCTCGCCCGACGAGATCCGTTCGCTCGGGACGATCGCCCGGGATCTGGAGCGCCTGGCGGCGCTCTCGGATCCTGCGAAGACGGTCTACGTCGCGCACACCCCGCCCTGGGGGACGGGGCTGGATCGCCTGGGGGACGGCACGCCGGTCGGCAGCCGGGCGCTGCGCGCGTTCCTGGAGCGGCGCGGCCCGCCGCTTTCACTCCACGGCCATATCCACGAGTCGCCCGGGGTCGCGCGGCTGGGACGGACGGTCGCGGTCCAGCCGGGCGACAGCGCCGCGCGCCTGCGCGCGGTGCGCGTGAACCTGGGCGACTTCTCGGTCACGCCTCTTCTCCCGTGA
- the yidD gene encoding membrane protein insertion efficiency factor YidD, which translates to MRRFLRGLTLGLLALTLALLAESFLPPRAQISVRAAAAAVRGYQALLSPLLHRAGVRCRYLPSCSAYALEALEAYGTLPGTARTLGRLSRCSPWGGVGYDPAVEPGAGSPAGPRLGAAALAAALGAAAWALRPRRASPPEPPPAS; encoded by the coding sequence ATGCGACGATTCCTGCGCGGCCTGACCCTCGGACTGCTGGCGCTGACGCTCGCGCTTCTGGCCGAGTCCTTCCTTCCGCCGCGCGCTCAGATTTCCGTCCGCGCCGCGGCGGCCGCCGTCCGGGGCTATCAGGCCCTGCTCTCGCCGCTCCTGCACAGGGCGGGCGTGCGCTGCCGATATCTGCCCTCCTGCTCCGCCTACGCCCTCGAGGCGCTCGAAGCCTACGGCACGCTTCCGGGAACGGCGCGGACCCTCGGGCGCCTGTCCCGCTGCTCGCCCTGGGGCGGCGTGGGCTACGATCCCGCGGTCGAACCGGGAGCCGGATCTCCGGCCGGCCCGCGCCTCGGAGCGGCCGCGCTGGCGGCGGCGCTCGGAGCCGCGGCCTGGGCCCTGCGCCCCCGGCGCGCCTCGCCCCCCGAGCCCCCTCCCGCCTCATGA
- a CDS encoding sulfite exporter TauE/SafE family protein, with protein MIWPQIPAGVEPWVYFLCVGASVFIVGLSKAGFGGGIGIVAIPLMGAVMPPQHMLGVMLPILIAADALSNLHHLRAYEWRLLKPLFWGGAIGVATGSAAFWMLRHSNPAGFQKTLALLIGAICAAFVLLQAWGLTGRPVPTLPSHPASGVGVGCLAGFVSTLSHSAGPIVTLYLLQEKVEKRRIVGTLVFYFFLINLSKVPTFVALGTINASTLRDSVWLVPLIPLGTLSGAWLHRRVPEKPFVILLYAAALVTAGHMIGTALSRP; from the coding sequence ATGATCTGGCCGCAGATTCCCGCGGGGGTCGAACCCTGGGTCTATTTCCTCTGCGTCGGCGCCTCCGTCTTCATCGTCGGATTGAGCAAGGCCGGCTTCGGCGGCGGAATCGGAATCGTCGCAATCCCCCTCATGGGCGCGGTCATGCCTCCGCAACACATGCTGGGCGTCATGCTTCCGATCCTCATCGCCGCGGACGCGCTCTCCAACCTCCACCACTTGCGCGCCTACGAGTGGCGGCTTCTGAAGCCGCTCTTCTGGGGCGGGGCGATCGGCGTGGCGACCGGGTCGGCGGCCTTCTGGATGCTGCGGCACTCGAATCCCGCGGGTTTCCAGAAAACGCTGGCGCTCCTCATCGGCGCGATCTGCGCGGCCTTCGTGCTGCTGCAGGCCTGGGGTCTGACGGGCCGCCCCGTGCCGACCCTGCCGTCCCATCCCGCCTCCGGCGTGGGCGTCGGGTGCCTGGCCGGCTTTGTTTCGACCCTCAGCCATTCCGCCGGGCCGATCGTGACGCTCTACCTCCTGCAGGAGAAGGTGGAGAAACGGCGCATCGTCGGAACCCTCGTTTTCTACTTCTTCCTCATCAACCTCTCGAAAGTGCCCACGTTCGTGGCCCTCGGCACGATCAACGCGTCGACGCTGCGGGATTCCGTCTGGCTCGTTCCCCTCATCCCGCTCGGCACGCTGTCGGGCGCGTGGCTCCATCGGCGGGTGCCGGAGAAGCCCTTCGTGATCCTTCTTTACGCGGCGGCCCTGGTGACGGCCGGACACATGATCGGGACGGCGCTGTCCCGGCCCTGA
- a CDS encoding prolyl oligopeptidase family serine peptidase, which produces MAIWTLAALALQAEAPGFVDKTIDYKGTPTKYVIYVPKEYRPGTPHPAILFLHGAGETGTDGRKQTTVGLGPAIRQAPQKWNFIVLFPQAPPTGEVRNRWMVHEELLLAILEAARKEYSIDETRLYLTGLSMGGFGTWRLGAKHPKLFAALAPICGGGDPSEAAALKDLPIWAFHGDQDKAVPHALSVRMVEAVKAAGGNPKLTIYPGVGHNSWDKAYREENLAEWFLQHRRP; this is translated from the coding sequence ATGGCGATCTGGACGCTGGCGGCCCTGGCGCTTCAGGCGGAAGCGCCCGGCTTCGTGGACAAGACGATCGATTATAAGGGGACCCCCACCAAGTACGTGATCTACGTTCCCAAGGAATACCGGCCCGGCACGCCGCACCCGGCGATCCTCTTCCTCCACGGCGCCGGCGAGACGGGCACCGACGGCCGCAAGCAGACCACGGTGGGGCTCGGGCCGGCGATCCGCCAGGCGCCGCAGAAGTGGAACTTCATCGTCCTTTTCCCGCAGGCGCCGCCCACGGGAGAGGTCCGGAACCGCTGGATGGTGCACGAAGAGCTTCTCCTGGCGATCCTCGAAGCGGCCCGGAAAGAGTACTCGATCGACGAGACGCGCCTCTACCTGACGGGTCTTTCGATGGGAGGGTTCGGCACATGGAGGCTGGGCGCCAAGCACCCCAAGCTGTTCGCCGCGCTGGCGCCGATCTGCGGCGGGGGCGACCCGTCCGAGGCCGCCGCCCTGAAGGACCTCCCCATCTGGGCCTTCCACGGCGACCAGGACAAGGCGGTTCCGCACGCGCTTTCGGTCCGGATGGTGGAGGCCGTCAAGGCCGCCGGCGGAAACCCCAAGCTCACGATCTATCCGGGCGTAGGGCACAACTCATGGGACAAAGCGTACCGGGAGGAGAACCTTGCGGAATGGTTCCTCCAGCACCGGCGGCCTTGA
- a CDS encoding cystathionine gamma-synthase, whose product MGYEFSTRAIHAGQPNDETTGAINVPVYQTSTFGQEAPGVHKGYVYARTGNPSRTALEECLASLEEGGKFGLAFASGMAAINNVLNLLRTGDHVVTCQDLYGGAYRIFTKLYEKFGVRFTFVDATKLENIERAFTPQTKLLWLETPSNPLLRIIDLAGAVRIAKARHALVVVDNTFASPYLQSPLKLGADIALHSTTKYINGHSDVLGGALVTADPALHEQLKFYQNAVGAVPAPWDCYLTLRGVKTLAVRMDRHCANARAIAEFLGRHPKVARVYFPGLPSHPGHDVARRQMRDFGAMVSFELKADVEEAKRFTSNVRLWTLAESLGGVKSLLCHPPTMTHASVEPEVRRQVGIADGLIRLSVGLEDVRDLVADLEQALEKVKTSAAVGVA is encoded by the coding sequence ATGGGGTACGAATTCTCGACGCGCGCCATCCATGCGGGGCAGCCCAACGACGAAACCACCGGGGCGATCAACGTCCCCGTTTATCAGACCTCCACCTTCGGCCAGGAAGCTCCGGGCGTCCACAAGGGATACGTCTACGCCCGCACGGGGAATCCCAGCCGCACGGCCCTCGAGGAATGTCTGGCTTCGCTCGAAGAGGGCGGGAAATTCGGGCTGGCCTTCGCCAGCGGCATGGCCGCCATCAACAACGTCCTCAACCTCCTGCGGACCGGCGACCACGTGGTCACCTGCCAGGACCTCTACGGCGGCGCCTACCGCATCTTCACCAAGCTCTACGAGAAATTCGGCGTGCGCTTCACCTTCGTGGACGCCACGAAGCTCGAAAACATCGAGCGCGCGTTCACCCCGCAGACCAAGCTTCTGTGGCTCGAAACCCCTTCGAACCCGCTTCTGCGGATCATCGACCTGGCGGGGGCGGTCCGGATCGCCAAAGCCCGCCACGCGCTCGTCGTCGTGGACAACACCTTCGCGTCCCCCTATCTCCAGTCGCCCCTCAAGCTCGGGGCCGACATCGCGCTCCACTCCACCACGAAATACATCAACGGCCACTCGGACGTCCTGGGCGGCGCGCTCGTGACGGCGGATCCGGCTCTTCACGAGCAGCTCAAGTTCTACCAGAACGCCGTGGGAGCCGTCCCGGCGCCCTGGGACTGCTACCTCACTCTCCGGGGGGTCAAGACGCTGGCCGTCCGGATGGACCGCCACTGCGCCAACGCCCGCGCGATCGCCGAGTTCCTGGGCCGCCACCCCAAGGTGGCCCGCGTCTACTTCCCCGGCCTTCCGTCCCACCCGGGCCACGACGTCGCCCGGCGCCAGATGAGAGACTTCGGCGCGATGGTCTCCTTCGAGCTCAAGGCGGACGTCGAGGAGGCCAAGCGCTTCACCTCCAACGTCCGGCTCTGGACGCTGGCCGAAAGCCTGGGCGGCGTGAAGTCGCTTCTGTGCCATCCGCCCACGATGACCCACGCGTCGGTCGAACCCGAGGTGCGCCGCCAGGTCGGCATCGCCGACGGGCTCATCCGGCTCTCCGTGGGCCTCGAGGACGTCCGCGACCTGGTCGCCGACCTCGAGCAGGCCCTCGAGAAGGTCAAGACCAGCGCGGCGGTCGGCGTGGCATGA